One window of Oryza brachyantha chromosome 12, ObraRS2, whole genome shotgun sequence genomic DNA carries:
- the LOC102710832 gene encoding uncharacterized protein LOC102710832 produces MGQEEEAAAAPVTVFSWEKELRVSKQTTAAVGGRDGGMPDSPRKAPPARRLSVPPPPGRLPSNKSFSRARAVRPEDDPFLAAYLACTKSTGSGGGGSFAREARGQRRFTWAGLGLGLGLSCKSSNAVVEGSMVKKAKLPEVHPKDA; encoded by the coding sequence ATGGGTCAGgaggaagaagcagcagccgCGCCGGTGACCGTGTTCTCATGGGAGAAGGAGCTGCGCGTGTCGAAgcagacgacggcggccgtgGGAGGCCGTGACGGCGGCATGCCGGACAGCCCCAGgaaggcgccgccggcgcgtcgGCTGTCCGTGCCGCCGCCCCCCGGGAGGCTGCCGTCGAACAAGAGCTTCTCCAGGGCACGCGCCGTCCGGCCGGAGGACGACCCGTTCCTGGCGGCGTACCTGGCCTGCACCAAgagcaccggcagcggcggcggcgggagctttGCGCGGGAGGCCAGGGGGCAGAGGCGGTTCACGTGGGCCGGGCTCGGGCTTGGGCTTGGGCTCTCCTGCAAGAGCTCCAATGCGGTTGTGGAAGGCAGCATGGTGAAGAAGGCCAAACTGCCCGAGGTTCACCCCAAGGATGCTtga
- the LOC107305390 gene encoding short-chain dehydrogenase ptmH-like — protein sequence MAPNAVDDEKPVVLVTGCAKGGIGYEYCQAFSSLGCRVVATDVPDRVPDLAGLDADQLPLDVTSDDSVAATVARVLADHGRVDVLVNNAGIGCTGPLAELRGEAVRRAMDVNFLGQLRTVRAVAPHMASRRSGRVVNVGSVVGTAATPWAGPYCASKAAVHAATDALRLELRPFGVHVVKVVPGAVRSGLGHANTAHLAGQEWRLYGEFAAAIAERARASQAGSATDAGVFARHVARRVMSPRPPREIVYGSMTALFAALAAAPLWARDAFFANRFGLAKMMR from the coding sequence ATGGCGCCCAACGCAGTGGACGACGAGAAGCCGGTGGTGCTTGTCACCGGCTGCGCCAAAGGCGGCATCGGCTATGAGTACTGCCAGGCCTTCTCCTCCCTCGGCTGCCGCGTTGTCGCCACAGACGTCCCCGACCGCGTCCCGGACCTCGCCGGCCTCGACGCCGACCAGCTCCCGCTCGACGTCACCTCCGACGACAGCGTGGCCGCTACCGTGGCGCGCGTGCTCGCCGACCACGGCCGCGTCGACGTGCTGGTCAACAACGCCGGCATCGGCTGCACGGGCCCGCTCGCGGAGCTCCGCGGCGAGGCCGTGCGCCGCGCCATGGACGTCAACTTCCTCGGGCAGCTCCGGACGGTGCGCGCCGTGGCGCCGCACATGGCGTCACGGCGGTCGGGCCGCGTGGTGAACGTGGGCAGCGTGGTGGGCACCGCGGCGACGCCGTGGGCGGGGCCGTACTGCGCGTCcaaggcggcggtgcacgCGGCGACGGACGCGCTGCGGCTGGAGCTGCGCCCGTTCGGGGTGCACGTGGTCAAGGTCGTCCCCGGCGCTGTGCGCTCCGGGCTGGGCCACGCCAACACGGCGCACCTCGCCGGGCAGGAGTGGCGGCTGTACGGGGAGTTCGCGGCGGCGATCGCGGAGCGGGCGCGGGCGTCGCAGGCCGGGAGCGCGACCGACGCCGGCGTGTTCGCAAGGCACGTGGCGCGGCGGGTGATGAGCCCCCGTCCTCCGCGGGAGATCGTGTACGGGAGCATGACGGCGCTGTTCgccgcgctggcggcggcgccgctgtGGGCGCGCGACGCCTTCTTCGCCAACCGATTCGGCCTCGCCAAGATGATGCGCTAG
- the LOC102710544 gene encoding CSC1-like protein RXW8: MKISGLLTSAGINIGLCVLFLSLYSVLRKQPANVRVYFGRRIAQEHNRLREAFILERFVPSTGWIVKALQCTEEEILAAAGLDAVVFNRILVFSIRIFSLAALLCVFGILPLNYFGQDIHHVRIPSESLDIFTIGNVEVRSRWLWVHCVALYIISGVACILLYLEYKHIARLRLRHLTCAMPNPSHFTVLVRGIPKATKESCSNAVDDFFTKYHASSYLFHQVVYKVGKVQKIMTGAKRAYKKFKHFTDATVDQSCKAISYRCCLCGASSNSFQLLPTGLEQNQGKSDLQDSSFKLDDQECAAAFVYFRTRYAALVASEILQTSNPMKWVTDLAPEPDDVYWSNLWLPYKQLWIRRIATLLGSIVFMFLFLIPVTFIQGLSQLEQLQQKLPFLKGILEKRYMSQLVTGYLPSVILQIFLYTVAPIMILFSTLEGPISHSERKRSACCKVLYFTVWNVFFVNVLSGTVISQLNVLSSPKDIPVQLAKAIPGQATFFITYVLTSGWASLSSEVMQLFGLIWNFLRKYILRMREDTEFVPSFPYHTEVPKVMLFGLLGFTCSVLAPLILPFLLVYFFLGYVVYRNQLLNVYRTRYDTGGLYWPIAHNTVIFSLVLTQIICLGVFGLKESPVAAGFTVPLIILTLLFNQYCRNRLLPLFKTSPAQDLIDMDREDERSGRMDEIHRRLHSAYCQFHDSEDVSLEKIQIVGRDEDQGCSSGKSNGKETCEEEPKVELSHPTLNGLPVSRLRHAVRSITFLVRLQKRGLSE, encoded by the exons ATGAAAATCAGCGGACTTCTTACCTCTGCTGGCATCAACATTGGCCTTTGTGTGCTTTTTCTATCGCTCTATTCTGTTCTGAGAAAACAGCCAGCTAATGTCAGGGTTTACTTTGGGAGGAGGATTGCTCAGGAGCATAATCGTCTCCGAGAGGCTTTTATCTTGGAGAGATTTGTACCATCAACTGGCTGGATAGTAAAAGCCCTGCAGTGTACTGAGGAAGAGATCTTGGCTGCTGCTGGGCTGGATGCTGTTGTTTTCAATAGAATTCTAGTATTCAG caTACGCATCTTTTCCTTAGCTGCCCTTCTGTGTGTGTTTGGAATTCTACCCCTGAATTACTTTGGGCAAGATATACATCATGTTCGGATCCCTTCAGAGTCATTGGATATCTTTACAATTGGGAATGTGGAAGTTAGATCAAGATG GCTTTGGGTCCATTGTGTAGCCCTGTACATAATATCAGGAGTAGCTTGCATTCTCCTATATCTT GAGTACAAGCACATTGCTAGGCTGAGGCTCCGTCATCTTACTTGTGCAATGCCCAATCCAAGCCATTTTACTGTCCTTGTTCGTGGAATACCAAAGGCAACCAAAGAATCATGCAGTAACGCTGTTGATGATTTCTTCACCAAGTACCATGCATCAAGCTACTTGTTCCATCAAGTTGTCTACAAAGTTGGAAAAGTTCAGAAGATAATG ACCGGTGCAAAGAGGGCATACAAGAAGTTCAAACATTTTACGGATGCTACTGTTGATCAGAGCTGTAAAGCAATTTCATACCGGTGTTGTCTGTGTGGAGCTTCATCTAATTCTTTCCAGCTGTTGCCAACTGGGCTTGAGCAGAATCAGGGGAAATCTGACCTTCAAGATTCCAGCTTTAAATTAGATGATCAG GAATGTGCAgctgcttttgtatatttcagAACTCGATATGCTGCCCTTGTTGCCTCAGAAATACTTCAAACATCTAACCCTATGAAATGGGTTACTGATCTAGCTCCAGAACCAGATGATGTCTATTGGTCAAATCTTTGGCTACCTTATAAGCAGCTTTGGATTCGCCGAATAGCTACCCTCCTAGgttcaattgtttttatgttCTTGTTTCTGATACCAGTGACATTTATACAAGGACTATCTCAGCTAGAGCAGTTGCAGCAGAAGCTTCCTTTCCTAAAGGGGATATTGGAGAA GAGATACATGAGCCAGCTTGTAACTGGGTACCTTCCCAGTGTCATACTGCAAATATTTCTATACACAGTTGCACCGATaatgatattattttctaCATTAGAGGGACCTATATCTCACAGTGAAAGGAAGAGGAGTGCTTGCTGTAAAGTGCTTTACTTCACTGTTTGGAACGTATTCTTTGTAAATGTACTATCTGGTACTGTCATAAGCCAATTGAATGTGTTATCAAGCCCAAAGGACATCCCTGTCCAGCTTGCTAAAGCTATACCTGGTCAG gctACATTCTTTATCACCTATGTTCTAACTTCAGGATGGGCCAGTTTATCATCTGAAGTTATGCAATTATTTGGTTTGATATGGAACTTTCTgaggaaatatattttacgAATGAGAGAAGACACAGAGTTTGTTCCCTCATTCCCTTATCACACAGAAGTGCCAAAAGTAATGCTATTCGGACTACTGGGCTTCACATGTTCTGTACTGGCACCTTTGATCTTACCCTTTCTACTAGTGTACTTCTTCCTTGGTTATGTTGTGTACCGCAATCAG ttgctCAATGTTTACCGCACAAGATATGACACAGGGGGGTTGTACTGGCCAATCGCACACAACACAGTGATATTCTCTCTCGTGCTCACCCAGATTATCTGCCTTGGTGTATTTGGCCTTAAAGAATCGCCAGTAGCTGCAGGCTTCACTGTACCTCTTATCATCCTTACTCTGCTATTCAATCAGTATTGCAGAAACCGACTTCTCCCATTATTCAAAACTTCCCCAGCACAG GATTTAATTGACATGGACAGGGAAGACGAGCGGTCAGGAAGAATGGATGAAATTCACCGTCGGCTTCATTCTGCCTATTGCCAGTTCCATGACTCTGAAGATGTATCCTTGGAGAAAATTCAGATTGTTGGCAGGGATGAGGATCAAGGGTGTAGCTCTGGTAAGTCGAACGGAAAAGAAACATGTGAGGAGGAACCCAAAGTGGAGTTATCTCACCCAACACTGAACGGACTCCCAGTTAGCCGTCTGCGGCATGCTGTGAGGTCAATTACTTTCCTTGTCAGATTGCAGAAAAGAGGTTTATCAGAATAG